ACCTGGCCGCGGTCGGCCCGAAGAACCTCGAACTGGCCGGTGAGGTCACCGACGGCTGGCTCGGCATCTTCGTCGCGCCGGACCTGGTCGAGGGCCAGCTCGCCTCGATCGCGGCCGGCCGCGCGCGGGCCGGCCTGGACGTCAAGGACTTCGACGTGGTCGCGTCCGTGCCGACCGTGCTCGGCGACGACGTGGCGGCCTGCGCCGACGTGATCCGCCCGCACGCCGCGCTCTACGTGGGCGGCATGGGCAGCCGGAAGCAGAACTTCTACAACGGCATCGCGGTCCGCATGGGGTTCGCCGCGGAGGCGGCCGAGGTGCAGGAGCTCTACCTCACCGGACGGCAGCGGGACGCGGCCGTCGCGGTCCCGCAGGACTTCATCGACCGCACGTCCCTGCTCGGGCCGAAGGACCGGATCAAGGACCACATCCAGCGGTACGCCGAGAGCGGCGTGACCACGCTGTCGCTGCACCTGTTCGCGACGGACCGGGAGTCCTCGATCACCACGTTGCGCGCGGTCGCCGAGGCCTACGAGGCGGCGGGAGTCGCCTAGGCACCGGTCGGGCGCGGCGGACGGCACCTCGGGCTGGGCGGCACGGGTGCGGCGGGCTGGGTAGTGTGGAGCGCTGTGGCTACCGTCCTTCTCCTTCGTCATGGGCGGACCACCGCCAACGCCTCCGGCGCGCTCGCCGGCCGTCAGCCCGTCGAGCTCGACGACGCCGGCCGCGCGCAGGCCGCCGCGGTCGGCGCCCGGCTGGCCGGGCTGCCGCTGGCCGCGGTGGTCTGCAGCCCGCTGCTGCGCTGCCGGCAGACGCTGTCGCTCGCGCTGCCGGACGTGCTGCCGCAGCTGGAGGACGGCATCGTCGAGTGCGACTACGGCTCCTGGGAGGGCCAGGAGCTGAAGAAACTGGCCAAGGATCCGCTGTGGCCGGTGGTGCAGCAGCACCCG
This genomic window from Catenuloplanes niger contains:
- a CDS encoding LLM class F420-dependent oxidoreductase, whose translation is MKLGLSLSYQSRWSTPADHLALAQEADRLGYSVVWVAEAYGSDSVSVLSWIAGQTSRIDVGSAVMQIPARTPAATAMTAATIDTFSGGRFRLGLGVSGPQVSEGWHGVRFDKPLGRTREYVDIVRRALRREVLAYDGEHYTLPLPDGPGKALKLGFRPLRADIPVYLAAVGPKNLELAGEVTDGWLGIFVAPDLVEGQLASIAAGRARAGLDVKDFDVVASVPTVLGDDVAACADVIRPHAALYVGGMGSRKQNFYNGIAVRMGFAAEAAEVQELYLTGRQRDAAVAVPQDFIDRTSLLGPKDRIKDHIQRYAESGVTTLSLHLFATDRESSITTLRAVAEAYEAAGVA